A region of Brassica oleracea var. oleracea cultivar TO1000 unplaced genomic scaffold, BOL UnpScaffold00671, whole genome shotgun sequence DNA encodes the following proteins:
- the LOC106319878 gene encoding uncharacterized protein LOC106319878: protein MDIEFEEGVEIKVALRYEKLYGFCTECFCLTHECSRCPRLHKEELLGVAGGGPGSDGAQATSYKAVVAHGSSQSGERRAYQQTRSQNNRVGDKGKGIAYEKQGSSKQDGSFHPYKGKHTRGYGDGSSMNGRDSGYGERRRGMQSRGTKPRGVVPRGQHLATVAEGEQQLPDPSKLMLDAFKGAGKSSEEEAPIGVEAEGSGGHNKARKALMFEESSSVGHDLVLTGEGVELAGSLALKMQSEGDDAAQKLDERALHTQALDDANMMLEGELLSDSELLLEEGEELEDWEHGELTDVMEEEDQVVEELEGGDHVGMEANAGETDVVDEGKAPLKKGAKVGIGGTSKKRLGPGFVSPRKKLLAKVAAKAGDKGAKRAASKS, encoded by the coding sequence ATGGACATTGAGTTTGAGGAAGGTGTGGAAATCAAGGTGGCTCTCAGATATGAAAAGCTTTATGGGTTTTGCACTGAATGTTTCTGCTTGACTCATGAATGCTCTCGTTGCCCGAGGTTACACAAGGAGGAGCTTTTGGGTGTAGCTGGGGGAGGACCGGGTAGTGATGGGGCTCAGGCAACAAGCTATAAGGCGGTGGTGGCCCACGGTAGCAGTCAGAGCGGTGAACGTAGAGCGTATCAGCAAACTCGGTCGCAGAACAACAGAGTGGGTGATAAGGGCAAAGGCATTGCGTATGAGAAGCAAGGTAGTTCCAAGCAGGACGGGTCTTTTCATCCTTACAAAGGCAAGCACACTAGAGGCTATGGTGATGGTTCCTCAATGAATGGCAGGGACTCGGGATATGGAGAAAGGAGACGTGGTATGCAGTCTCGTGGTACTAAGCCTAGGGGAGTGGTACCTCGGGGTCAGCATCTTGCTACTGTTGCTGAAGGGGAACAACAGCTACCAGATCCCTCCAAGCTTATGCTCGATGCCTTTAAAGGGGCTGGAAAGTCTTCAGAAGAGGAAGCTCCAATAGGGGTGGAGGCGGAAGGAAGTGGTGGACATAACAAAGCACGTAAGGCGCTTATGTTTGAAGAATCTAGTTCTGTTGGGCATGATCTTGTGTTGACAGGAGAGGGAGTGGAGCTTGCTGGATCTCTGGCTTTGAAGATGCAGAGCGAGGGTGATGATGCCGCGCAGAAGCTTGATGAGAGGGCATTGCATACACAGGCTTTGGATGATGCTAATATGATGTTAGAGGGCGAGCTTCTCTCCGACTCGGAGCTTCTGCTAGAGGAGGGAGAGGAGTTAGAGGATTGGGAGCATGGGGAGCTCACTGATGTTATGGAAGAGGAAGATCAGGTTGTTGAAGAATTAGAGGGGGGAGATCATGTTGGTATGGAGGCTAATGCTGGCGAGACGGATGTGGTTGATGAAGGAAAGGCTCCATTGAAGAAAGGTGCTAAGGTGGGGATTGGGGGAACCTCCAAGAAGCGATTAGGACCAGGGTTTGTCTCTCCACGTAAGAAGCTCCTGGCTAAGGTGGCAGCTAAGGCTGGAGATAAAGGCGCGAAGAGGGCCGCTAGTAAGTCATAG